One window of Triticum dicoccoides isolate Atlit2015 ecotype Zavitan chromosome 5A, WEW_v2.0, whole genome shotgun sequence genomic DNA carries:
- the LOC119302498 gene encoding probable 1-acylglycerol-3-phosphate O-acyltransferase: MRRAAAAATTRIRIGMAAEEVRQASAAATAAEAASASVPAPAGSRWARVWPSALRWIPTSTERIIAAEKRLLSILKTGYVQEQVNIGSAPPGSKVKWFRSSSDEPRFINTVTFDSKENAPTLVMVHGYGASQGFFFRNFDALASRFRVIAIDQLGWGGSSRPDFDCRSTEETEAWFIDSFEEWRKAKNLSNFILLGHSFGGYVAAKYALQHPEHVQHLILVGSAGFSSETDHSSEWLTKFRATWKGMLVNHLWESNFTPQRIVRGLGPWGPDLVRRYTTARFGSHSTGELLTENESSLLTDYIYHTLAAKASGELCLKHIFSLGAFARKPLLHSASDWKVPTTFIYGHDDWMNYQGAQQARKDMKVPCEIIRVPQGGHFVFIDNPVGFHSAIFYACRKFLSGDAEEGLSLPDGLISA, translated from the exons ATGCGCcgggcagccgccgccgccaccaccaggatcAGGATCGGGATGGCGGCGGAGGAGGTCAGGCAGGCGTCCGCGGCCGCCACGGCGGCCGAGGCCGCGTCCGCGTCGGTGCCGGCCCCCGCGGGCTCCCGGTGGGCGCGGGTCTGGCCCTCCGCGCTGCGCTGGATCCCCACCTCCACGGAACGCATCATCGCCGCAGAGAAGCGACTCCTCTCCATCCTCAA AACTGGGTATGTCCAAGAACAAGTTAACATTGGCTCTGCTCCACCTGGGTCAAAAGTAAAATGGTTTAGATCATCAAGTGATGAGCCAAGGTTCATCAATACAGTGACATTTGATAGCAAGGAGAATGCTCCCACCCTTGTCATGGTCCATGGTTATGGTGCGTCACAGGGGTTCTTCTTTAGAAACTTTGATGCCCTTGCAAGCCGTTTCCGGGTGATTGCCATTGACCAGCTTGG TTGGGGTGGATCAAGCAGACCTGACTTTGACTGTAGAAGTACTGAAG AAACCGAGGCTTGGTTCATAGATTCTTTTGAGGAATGGCGCAAAGCAAAAAACCTCAGTAATTTTATATTGCTTGGTCATTCTTTCGGAGGATATGTTGCGGCAAAGTATGCCTTACAG CATCCTGAACATGTTCAGCACTTGATTTTGGTTGGTTCTGCTGGCTTTTCGTCAGAAACAGATCATAGTTCTGAGTGGTTAACCAAGTTCCGTGCAACGTGGAAAGGCATGCTAGTAAACCATCTTTGGGAGTCCAATTTCACTCCTCAGAGAATTGTGAG AGGATTAGGTCCTTGGGGCCCAGATTTAGTTCGGAGATATACCACTGCTAGGTTTGGCTCACATTCAACAGGTGAATTACTAACAGAAAACGAGTCCTCCTTGCTGACAG ATTACATTTACCACACTTTAGCTGCCAAAGCTAGTGGAGAGCTGTGCTTAAAACATATTTTTTCCTTGGGGGCATTTGCAAGGAAACCACTTCTGCACAG TGCATCCGACTGGAAAGTGCCAACTACTTTCATATATGGTCATGACGATTGGATGAATTACCAAGGGGCGCAGCAAGCACGCAAGGACATGAAAGTTCCTTGCGAAATCATCagagtcccacag GGAGGACATTTTGTGTTTATAGATAACCCTGTGGGTTTCCACTCGGCGATCTTCTACGCGTGCCGGAAATTTTTATCTGGAGATGCAGAGGAGGGTCTCTCTCTTCCTGATGGCTTGATATCTGCATGA
- the LOC119299863 gene encoding pentatricopeptide repeat-containing protein At2g36980, mitochondrial-like, which yields MSLINPQAGRAAARAAEHGAPSALAGLDAATSRIASHGRAGDAAAARAVFDAMPRRDAVAWNAMLTAYARAGQPRAALALFAGMGTPDAFSLTAALSAAAALRSPGAGAQLHARLLRIGLRAPLPVGNALVAMYARCARADDAARAFREMRGRNALSWCSLLHAYVASGRMALARELFDEMPAGSISSVAWNTLLTGYSRSGNAEQCLLLFNEMRVSGLSCDDATLCILIDACTELRYPSTGVAVHKIVVQSGWNAVPEVNNSLISFYSKFSLLDHAVKIFESMKSRTIVSWNSLIDAYTRLGHIEQAAALFQSAPETNDISWTSMIGGFARNGYVDEALALFVKMLAHEHIRPDDFTFGAVLHACATAASLANGRMIHACAFQSGFASYLYVANSLMDMYAKCGDVEGAGNVFHAVLQKDSVSWNTMLFGFAINGWAKEAFALYERMLSHDVCPDEVTFTGLLTACSHSGFLEQGRTFFESMVSVHGLKPTPEHLACILDMYARSGNIAKAIEMLEQYSDTVHTHSSDMHESLLSAYSSVHLDTRIGRKVGSSMVSTEPVRDTGYVVLSNLLCATRQWKEAEGVRRAMAEHGVKKSPGCSWIHVKGAAKVFASGGQELDPSHRICDIIQLLDEEIRNTVCCGA from the coding sequence ATGAGCCTAATAAACCCACAGGCGGGCCGCGCCGCGGCACGCGCGGCAGAGCATGGAGCCCCCTCCGCCTTGGCCGGCCTGGACGCCGCCACCTCCAGGATCGCCTCCCACGGCCGCGCCGGAGACGCCGCCGCGGCGCGCGCCGTGTTCGACGCGATGCCCCGCCGCGACGCCGTCGCGTGGAACGCCATGCTCACCGCCTACGCCCGCGCCGGCCAGCCGCGCGCGGCCCTCGCGCTCTTCGCCGGCATGGGCACGCCGGACGCCTTCTCCCTCACCGCAGCGCTCTCCGCGGCGGCGGCCCTCCGCTCGCCCGGCGCCGGCGCGCAGCTCCACGCCCGACTCCTCCGCATCGGCCTGCGCGCGCCGCTCCCCGTCGGCAACGCGCTCGTCGCCATGTATGCCAGGTGCGCCCGCGCGGACGACGCCGCGCGCGCCTTCCGGGAGATGCGCGGCCGCAACGCGCTGTCCTGGTGCTCGCTCCTCCACGCCTACGTCGCCTCGGGCCGTATGGCGCTCGCGCGCgagctgttcgacgaaatgcccgcTGGAAGCATCAGCAGTGTTGCCTGGAACACGCTGCTCACGGGGTATTCCCGCAGTGGCAATGCCGAGCAGTGTCTGCTTCTGTTCAACGAGATGCGGGTGTCGGGACTGTCTTGTGACGATGCAACGCTCTGCATTCTAATCGACGCTTGCACGGAGCTGCGCTACCCATCCACCGGCGTTGCAGTCCACAAGATCGTTGTGCAGAGTGGCTGGAATGCGGTCCCTGAGGTCAATAACTCACTTATTTCCTTCTACAGTAAGTTCAGCTTGCTAGATCATGCTGTCAAGATCTTCGAGTCTATGAAGAGTAGAACCATTGTGTCCTGGAATTCACTGATCGATGCATACACCAGGCTTGGCCACATTGAACAAGCTGCTGCTCTGTTTCAAAGTGCTCCTGAGACCAATGACATCTCCTGGACTTCGATGATTGGTGGTTTTGCGAGGAATGGCTACGTAGATGAGGCCCTTGCACTATTTGTCAAGATGTTGGCACACGAGCATATCCGTCCCGATGATTTCACTTTTGGAGCTGTGCTTCATGCTTGCGCTACCGCTGCTTCTCTGGCCAATGGAAGGATGATCCATGCCTGTGCATTCCAAAGTGGTTTTGCTTCATACTTGTATGTGGCCAACAGCTTGATGGACATGTATGCCAAGTGTGGCGATGTCGAGGGTGCAGGCAATGTGTTCCATGCCGTTCTTCAAAAGGACTCTGTCTCGTGGAACACCATGCTGTTTGGGTTCGCGATAAATGGATGGGCAAAGGAAGCATTTGCGCTGTATGAAAGGATGCTGTCCCACGATGTTTGCCCCGATGAAGTCACGTTCACAGGCTTGCTCACAGCCTGCAGCCATTCTGGCTTCCTGGAGCAAGGGAGAACCTTTTTTGAGTCGATGGTGTCTGTCCATGGACTGAAGCCAACCCCAGAGCATTTAGCTTGCATTCTCGACATGTATGCTAGATCTGGGAACATCGCAAAAGCCATTGAGATGCTGGAACAATACTCTGACACGGTTCATACGCATAGCAGCGATATGCACGAGTCTCTGCTTAGTGCCTACTCATCAGTTCACCTGGACACAAGAATCGGAAGGAAGGTGGGGAGCAGCATGGTGTCGACGGAGCCTGTGAGAGACACCGGCTATGTGGTCCTGTCCAACTTGTTGTGCGCCACTAGGCAGTGGAAGGAGGCGGAGGGGGTGAGGAGAGCCATGGCAGAGCATGGTGTCAAGAAGTCTCCTGGCTGTAGCTGGATCCATGTGAAGGGTGCTGCTAAGGTGTTTGCATCAGGTGGGCAGGAACTTGATCCATCACATAGAATATGCGATATCATTCAGTTGTTGGATGAAGAAATAAGAAATACTGTGTGTTGCGGTGCATAA
- the LOC119302499 gene encoding cell division cycle 5-like protein: MRIMIKGGVWKNTEDEILKAAVMKYGKNQWARISSLLVRKSAKQCKARWYEWLDPSIKKTEWTREEDEKLLHLAKLMPTQWRTIAPIVGRTPSQCLERYEKLLDAACAKDENYEPNDDPRKLRPGEIDPNPESKPARPDPVDMDEDEKEMLSEARARLANTRGKKAKRKAREKQLEEARRLASLQKRRELKAAGIDNRHKKRKRKGIDYNAEIPFEKRPPPGFYDTVGEDRPLEHVQFPTTIEELEGRRRVDVEAQLRKQDIAKNKILQRQDAPAAIMQANKLNDPEAVTRRSKLMLPPPQISDHELEEIAKMGNAGDPALAEELGEGSTATRTLLANYSQTPRLGMTPLRTPQRTPGGKGDAIMMEAENLARLRESQTPLLGGDNPELHPSDFSGVTPRKKEIQTPNPMATPLASPGPGVTPRIGLTPSRDGNSFGLTPKGTPFRDELHINEEVEMQDSAQLELRRQAELRRGLRSGFASIPQPKNEYQIVMPSITEEKEEAEERIEEDMSDRLARERAEEQARQEALLRKRSKVLQRSLPRPPAASVEILRQSLIKGGESRSTFVPPTSLEQADELINEELLRLLEHDNAKYPLDEQTQREKKKGSKRQTNGPAFVPEIEGFDEHELKEASSMVEEEIQYLRVAMGHENESFEDFVKSHDACQEDLMFFPANNSYGLASVAGNADKISALQHEFEMVKKRMDDEAKKASRLEQKIKLLTQGYQARAAKLGSQIQDTFKQMNTAATELECFQELQKQEQMAGAYRVRNLSEEVNKQKALEQTLQSRYGDLLSGYQSIHEQLEEHKRLLKLREEAIEAEKRAKEEAIEAENRAKEAALEAENRAKEEAIEAENRAKEALEAETRAKEEEAAARNRAAEEENERKNHDIEEESGKMTTITDEEAAGSKGDQMDMDNADVAGELVGPIPPLPDTQVDNDGASIEQSTSNAQSGDTVTVNEGAIDKVNSSKLDGQDNTSCSMDIDAGSQEEGKNVLAAAATSVDVGNTPVSSDQAVSNEGSDAVHAPVSSDQAVSNEGSDAVHAPVSLDQAAPNEESGAVPE, translated from the exons ATGAGGATCATGATCAAGGGCGGGGTGTGGAAGAACACCGAGGACGAGATCCTCAAGGCCGCCGTGATGAAGTACGGCAAGAACCAGTGGGCGCGCATCTCCTCGCTGCTCGTCCGCAAGTCCGCCAAGCAGTGCAAGGCCCGCTGGTACGAGTGGCTCGACCCCTCCATCAAGAAG ACTGAGTGGACAAGGGAAGAGGATGAGAAGCTGCTCCATCTTGCTAAGCTGATGCCTACTCAATGGAGGACTATTGCACCTATTGTGGGTCGAACACCATCCCAGTGTCTCGAGCGTTATGAAAAATTGCTTGATGCTGCCTGTGCAAAGGATGAGAATTATGAGCCTAATGATGACCCAAGAAAGTTGCGACCTGGGGAGATTGATCCAAACCCCGAGTCAAAACCTGCACGTCCAGATCCTGTTGACATGGACGAAGATGAAAAGGAAATGCTTTCTGAGGCAAGGGCTCGCTTAGCTAACACCAGGGGTAAAAAGGCAAAACGGAAGGCAAGAGAGAAACAGCTTGAAGAGGCGAGGCGGCTTGCATCACTGCAAAAAAGGAGAGAACTGAAGGCAGCTGGTATTGACAACCGgcacaaaaaaagaaagagaaagggaaTTGACTATAATGCCGAGATCCCTTTTGAAAAGAGACCCCCTCCAGGCTTTTATGATACAGTGGGTGAGGACAGGCCACTTGAGCATGTGCAGTTTCCAACTACGATTGAGGAGCTTGAAGGGAGGAGAAGAGTGGATGTAGAGGCTCAATTGAGAAAGCAAGACATTGCCAAGAACAAGATTCTGCAGAGGCAGGATGCTCCTGCCGCAATAATGCAAGCAAATAAACTCAATGACCCAGAAGCTGTCACGagaaggtccaaactaatgcttccACCACCCCAAATTTCTGATCATGAATTGGAGGAGATTGCAAAGATGGGCAATGCTGGTGATCCTGCTCTAGCCGAGGAGCTTGGTGAAGGAAGTACTGCCACCAGGACACTGCTTGCAAATTATTCCCAGACTCCAAGGCTTGGTATGACACCATTGCGAACGCCGCAACGAACGCCAGGTGGGAAAGGTGACGCTATTATGATGGAGGCAGAGAATCTTGCACGTTTAAGGGAATCACAAACACCTCTTTTAGGAGGTGATAACCCAGAGCTTCACCCATCAGATTTCTCAGGCGTTACACCACGTAAGAAAGAGATACAGACTCCGAATCCCATGGCAACGCCTCTGGCTAGCCCTGGCCCTGGTGTTACCCCAAGGATTGGTTTGACACCGTCCAGAGATGGAAATTCCTTTGGGTTAACTCCAAAAGGAACCCCTTTCAGGGATGAGCTTCACATAAATGAAGAGGTGGAAATGCAGGACAGCGCTCAGCTTGAGCTTCGTAGGCAAGCAGAGTTAAGAAGAGGTCTGCGGTCTGGTTTTGCTTCTATTCCACAGCCTAAGAATGAGTACCAGATAGTTATGCCATCTATcacagaggagaaggaagaagctgAAGAGAGAATTGAAGAGGATATGTCAGACAGGTTAGCACGAGAAAGGGCTGAGGAACAAGCAAGGCAGGAGGCATTGCTCAGAAAGAGGTCCAAAGTGTTGCAGAGGAGTTTGCCTAGGCCACCTGCTGCTTCAGTGGAGATTCTCCGGCAATCTCTTATTAAAGGTGGTGAAAGCAGAAGTACCTTTGTGCCTCCTACATCACTTGAACAAGCTGACGAGCTAATAAATGAGGAACTCCTTAGGCTccttgagcatgataatgctaaaTATCCTCTTGATGAACAAACtcaaagagagaaaaagaaagggaGCAAGCGTCAGACAAATGGGCCAGCTTTCGTCCCTGAAATCGAAGGTTTTGATGAGCATGAGCTAAAAGAG GCAAGTTCTATGGTTGAGGAGGAGATTCAGTATCTTCGTGTGGCCATGGGCCATGAAAATGAATCTTTTGAGGATTTTGTAAAGTCACATGATGCATGCCAAGAGGACCTTATGTTTTTCCCTGCTAACAACAGCTATGGCCTTGCTAGTGTTGCTGGAAATGCTGATAAAATTTCTGCTTTGCAACATGAGTTTGAAATGGTAAAGAAGAGAATGGACGATGAGGCAAAGAAAGCCTCTCGGCTTGAGCAGAAGATCAAACTGCTGACACAAGGATACCAG GCACGAGCTGCAAAATTGGGGTCACAGATCCAGGACACCTTCAAGCAGATGAACACTGCAGCCACAGAACTTGAATGCTTCCAAGAGTTGCAGAAACAAGAACAGATGGCTGGTGCCTATCGTGTGAGAAATTTGTCTGAAGAAGTGAATAAACAGAAAGCACTAGAACAGACTCTCCAGAGCCGCTATGGTGATCTGTTGTCTGGTTACCAGAGCATCCATGAACAACTTGAGGAGCACAAGAGGCTACTTAAGCTACGGGAGGAGGCAATAGAGGCAGAAAAGCGTGCTAAGGAGGAGGCAATAGAGGCAGAAAACCGTGCTAAGGAGGCGGCATTAGAGGCAGAAAACCGTGCTAAGGAGGAGGCAATAGAGGCAGAAAACCGTGCTAAGGAGGCATTAGAGGCAGAAACCCGTGCTAAGGAGGAGGAAGCTGCAGCTCGAAATCGTGCTGCTgaggaagaaaatgagaggaagaatcaTGACATTGAAGAGGAATCAGGAAAGATGACTACAATTACCGATGAAGAAGCTGCAGGAAGCAAAGGGGATCAGATGGATATGGACAATGCTGATGTAGCTGGAGAACTGGTAGGTCCAATTCCTCCATTGCCTGACACTCAAGTGGATAACGATGGGGCTTCAATTGAACAGAGTACTTCTAATGCTCAGAGTGGTGACACCGTTACTGTGAATGAGGGAGCCATTGACAAGGTcaattcatccaaattagatggtCAGGACAATACCAGTTGTAGCATGGATATTGATGCTGGTAGCCAGGAAGAGGGAAAAAATGTTCTCGCGGCTGCTGCTACAAGTGTAGATGTAGGGAACACACCTGTATCTTCAGATCAAGCTGTCTCGAATGAAGGGAGTGATGCGGTTCACGCTCCTGTATCTTCAGATCAAGCTGTCTCGAATGAAGGGAGTGACGCGGTTCACGCACCTGTATCTTTGGATCAAGCTGCGCCAAATGAAGAGAGCGGCGCGGTTCCTGAATAA
- the LOC119302501 gene encoding serine carboxypeptidase-like 2: MDMCMGMAKLLLLLLLVVTAGHGHAAAAAGKERNTITHVKGFDGPLPFALETGYVEVDEAHGAELFYYFIQSERSPREDPLILWITGGPGCSALSGLLFEIGPLKFDVAGYTEGFPRLVYFEDSWTRVSNVIFLDAPVGTGFSYAREEEGLDVSLTGTGTHLRVFLQRWIADHPEFASNPLYIGGDSYSGYTVPVAALEIADQPDKGGLNLKGYLVGNAGTDDKYDSGGKIPFMHGMGLISDELYEAAKGSCGGDFVTTPRNAQCANALMAITMATFAVNPVHILEPMCGLALRPPTPISSILSTGTRRRSARLLVQEADRLALPVECRDNGYRLSYAWADDAEVRATLGIREGSVGAWSRCVTLTHFRHDVASTVPYHTNLTRRGYRALVYNGDHDMDMTFVGTQAWIRTLGYPAVAPWRPWYANRQVAGFTTEYAHNLTFATVKGGGHTAPEYRPKECLAMLDRWTSADGRL; encoded by the coding sequence ATGGACATGTGCATGGGCATGgccaagctgctgctgctgctgctcctcgtggtcaccgccggccacggccacgcggcggcggcggcggggaaggagaGGAACACTATCACGCACGTCAAGGGGTTCGACGGCCCGCTGCCCTTCGCCCTGGAGACCGGGTACGTGGAGGTGGACGAGGCGCACGGCGCCGAGCTCTTCTACTACTTCATCCAGTCGGAGCGCAGCCCGCGGGAGGACCCGCTCATCCTCTGGATCACCGGCGGCCCCGGCTGCTCCGCGCTCTCCGGGCTCCTCTTCGAGATCGGGCCCCTCAAGTTCGACGTGGCGGGGTACACCGAGGGCTTCCCGCGCCTCGTCTACTTCGAGGACTCGTGGACCCGGGTCAGCAACGTCATCTTCCTCGACGCGCCCGTCGGCACCGGCTTCTCCTACGCGCGCGAGGAGGAGGGCCTCGACGTCAGCCTCACCGGCACCGGCACGCACCTCCGGGTCTTCCTGCAGCGGTGGATCGCGGATCATCCTGAGTTCGCCTCCAACCCGCTCTACATCGGCGGCGACTCCTACTCCGGGTACACCGTCCCCGTGGCCGCGCTCGAGATCGCCGACCAGCCGGATAAGGGAGGCCTGAACCTCAAGGGCTACCTGGTGGGCAACGCCGGCAccgacgacaagtacgactccggcGGCAAGATCCCCTTCATGCACGGCATGgggctcatctccgacgagctctacGAGGCGGCGAAGGGTAGCTGCGGCGGGGACTTCGTGACGACGCCCCGGAACGCGCAGTGCGCCAACGCGCTGATGGCGATCACCATGGCCACCTTCGCCGTCAACCCGGTGCACATCCTCGAGCCCATGTGCGGGCTGGCGCTGCGCCCTCCGACCCCGATCAGCAGCATCCTCTCCACGGGCACGAGGAGACGGTCGGCGAGGCTGCTGGTGCAGGAGGCGGACCGGCTGGCGCTCCCGGTGGAGTGCCGGGACAACGGGTACCGGCTGTCGTACGcctgggcggacgacgcggaggtgAGGGCGACGCTGGGCATCCGGGAGGGGTCGGTCGGCGCGTGGAGCCGGTGCGTGACGCTGACGCACTTCCGGCACGACGTGGCCAGCACCGTGCCCTACCACACCAACCTGACGCGGCGCGGCTACCGGGCGCTGGTGTACAACGGCGACCACGACATGGACATGACCTTCGTGGGCACGCAGGCGTGGATCCGGACGCTGGGGTACCCCGCGGTGGCGCCGTGGCGGCCGTGGTACGCCAACCGGCAGGTCGCGGGCTTCACGACGGAGTACGCCCACAACCTCACCTTCGCCACCGTCAAGGGCGGCGGCCACACCGCGCCCGAGTACCGCCCCAAGGAGTGCCTCGCCATGCTCGACAGGTGGACCTCCGCCGACGGCAGGCTCTGA